The following proteins are co-located in the Siansivirga zeaxanthinifaciens CC-SAMT-1 genome:
- a CDS encoding T9SS type A sorting domain-containing protein has protein sequence MKKILQLIIVVIACSVNAQIIPLKLEEKIEISPLIVEGKIINQNAYLTETSIYTNYTLQVTNVLKGNLADNLITLKEIGGTVGNKKLVTCPSNDYNQDESAIFFLEKIENENVYQASFFGQSTVSLENISEEELAMIYKNLGYKQVNKNSNSQKSSAINSTITSINPTTVNAGVGETITITGTGFGATGPTSAIKVWTKFANNPSQMKSHSAAYNYVSWSDTQIVFKVPSDAGTGQIWVGSGSSHATSAQVVTIATSVRDNANVFNSAISPISLPALQNQGIQFVLNTNFTNTDAINRTNEALQQWQCETKIDFTLNQTATTTNTNNVNDGLSVLYFDASMSSSTFGVTLTTLDACSTTGRWYVTDVDLAMNGNTNFNFTLNPTGAGQIDFYSVLLHELGHVRNLGHVLNGSQVMYPSIGAATDKRTLHPNDIIGGNLVQNDSNTNQVCGKPLMVDASCPQQLTYVPDDAFEQKLINLGYDVAPLDDYVPTANINTVTNLTINGDPITDLTGIEDFTSLENFTIKYTNVTNLDLSNNIALIKINCPSNIISNLNINGLSNLTELILFDNNISNIDLSTNTALTKFNGGYNPYTTLDFSNCTNLEWIGSPSGSLSSVNLTGVTLLKEVYLNNNQLTSVDVSNNSNLFWLDVKNNIISSINLLNTAALQYCYVNNNQLSSIDVSGNVNLIALDCSTNNLSSLDVSSCSSLLNFYCAYNQLTSLDINNNSLLQFFNANDNLLNSLLLTNATSLINLNLSNNQLTNLDLSNSANLYLVDLSNNSLTALNIKNGNNTYINSIAFNTTNNSSLTCIEVDNASYSTTNWANIDATTSFSEDCSTLNIIDIDFNEIKLYPNPTTNIVNISSNRNNSDFKFKLYDLNGRLIHTGDFKTSKNINVNHLKSGVYLLKIYNSTQNQIVKFIKN, from the coding sequence ATGAAAAAAATTTTACAACTCATAATAGTAGTGATTGCATGTAGTGTCAATGCACAAATCATTCCGCTAAAACTAGAAGAGAAAATAGAAATATCGCCTTTAATAGTTGAAGGTAAAATTATAAACCAAAATGCGTATTTAACAGAAACCTCAATTTATACAAATTACACCTTACAAGTAACTAATGTTTTAAAGGGAAATCTGGCAGATAACCTAATTACACTTAAGGAAATAGGTGGTACCGTTGGTAATAAAAAGCTAGTCACTTGCCCTAGTAATGATTATAATCAAGATGAAAGTGCTATTTTTTTTCTTGAAAAAATAGAAAATGAAAACGTATATCAAGCTTCATTTTTTGGACAATCAACTGTGTCTTTAGAAAACATATCTGAAGAAGAATTAGCAATGATTTATAAGAATTTGGGTTATAAACAGGTAAATAAAAATTCAAATAGCCAAAAATCTTCTGCGATAAATTCTACAATTACCAGTATTAACCCAACAACAGTTAATGCTGGTGTGGGTGAAACCATTACCATTACTGGTACTGGTTTTGGTGCCACAGGACCAACTTCTGCAATTAAAGTTTGGACCAAATTTGCAAACAACCCAAGCCAAATGAAATCGCATTCGGCTGCCTACAATTATGTAAGCTGGTCAGATACTCAAATTGTATTTAAAGTCCCATCAGACGCAGGAACAGGACAAATTTGGGTAGGTAGTGGCTCGTCTCACGCTACAAGTGCTCAGGTAGTAACTATTGCAACCAGTGTTAGAGACAATGCTAATGTTTTTAACAGTGCCATTTCACCTATAAGTTTACCGGCTTTACAAAATCAGGGAATTCAATTTGTGTTAAACACCAATTTTACAAATACAGATGCCATTAACAGAACTAACGAAGCGCTACAGCAATGGCAATGCGAAACCAAAATAGACTTTACCTTAAATCAAACAGCAACAACTACCAATACAAATAATGTGAACGACGGATTAAGCGTCTTGTATTTTGATGCCTCCATGAGCAGTTCCACGTTTGGGGTTACTTTAACCACTCTTGATGCTTGCTCTACTACTGGAAGATGGTATGTAACAGATGTTGATTTGGCTATGAATGGTAATACTAACTTCAATTTTACATTAAATCCAACAGGAGCAGGACAAATAGACTTTTACTCGGTTTTGTTGCATGAGCTGGGACATGTTCGCAATTTAGGACATGTTTTAAATGGCAGTCAAGTCATGTATCCTTCAATTGGCGCAGCAACAGATAAACGAACACTTCACCCTAATGATATTATTGGTGGTAATTTGGTACAAAATGATAGTAATACCAACCAAGTCTGTGGCAAACCTTTAATGGTAGATGCAAGTTGTCCACAGCAATTAACTTACGTTCCAGACGATGCTTTTGAACAAAAGTTAATAAACTTAGGGTATGATGTTGCTCCATTAGATGATTATGTGCCAACAGCCAACATTAATACTGTAACTAATTTAACTATTAACGGAGACCCTATTACTGATCTTACTGGAATTGAAGACTTTACTAGTCTAGAAAATTTTACAATAAAATATACTAATGTTACTAATTTAGATTTAAGTAATAATATAGCATTAATAAAAATAAATTGTCCATCAAATATAATTTCAAATTTAAATATCAACGGTTTATCAAACTTAACAGAACTTATACTTTTTGATAATAACATTTCAAATATTGATTTAAGTACCAATACAGCCTTAACTAAATTTAATGGCGGTTACAACCCATACACAACTTTAGATTTTAGTAACTGTACAAATTTAGAATGGATAGGAAGTCCTAGTGGTAGTTTAAGCTCTGTAAACTTAACAGGAGTTACGCTTTTAAAAGAAGTTTATTTAAATAACAATCAACTAACAAGTGTAGATGTTAGTAATAATTCAAACCTATTTTGGTTAGATGTTAAAAACAATATTATAAGTTCAATTAATCTTTTAAATACTGCTGCCTTACAATATTGTTATGTCAACAACAACCAACTTTCTAGTATAGATGTTAGTGGTAATGTTAATCTTATAGCATTAGATTGTAGTACAAATAATCTTTCTAGTTTAGATGTTAGTTCTTGTTCAAGTTTATTAAACTTTTATTGTGCATACAACCAGTTAACATCTTTAGATATAAATAACAATTCGCTTCTTCAGTTTTTTAATGCTAATGACAATCTTTTAAATAGCTTACTGTTAACTAATGCTACTTCATTAATAAATCTAAATTTAAGTAATAACCAGTTAACAAATTTAGATCTTTCAAACAGCGCAAATTTATATTTAGTAGATCTTTCAAATAATTCTTTAACAGCATTAAATATAAAGAACGGTAACAACACATATATTAACAGCATTGCTTTTAATACAACAAATAATTCTAGTCTTACTTGTATTGAAGTTGATAATGCAAGTTATAGCACAACTAATTGGGCAAACATAGATGCTACAACTAGTTTTAGCGAAGATTGTTCGACTTTGAACATAATAGATATTGATTTTAATGAAATTAAGCTTTATCCAAATCCAACAACAAATATTGTTAATATTTCATCAAACAGAAATAACTCTGATTTTAAATTTAAACTCTATGATTTAAATGGCAGATTAATACACACTGGAGATTTTAAGACCTCCAAAAATATTAATGTAAATCATTTAAAATCGGGCGTATATCTATTAAAAATTTATAATTCTACCCAAAACCAAATAGTAAAGTTTATTAAAAATTAG
- a CDS encoding IS256 family transposase, which translates to MKKEDFLNDDFLKQFKTGDELTSFLKSIQKRGIEKMLEGELDAHLDYEKHQQSDNSNTRNGYGSKKIKTALGETNIKVPRDRDASFNPMLVPKRTNMVDGIENVIISLYAKGMSNSDIEEQIREVYDFDVSTSTISRITDKVTNDIVAWQNRPLEPVYLITWMDGIVFKVRENSKVINKTMYIAVGLRRDGKKEVLGLWLGKNESAAFWMSVLTDMKARGVQDLLITATDNLNGFTDTIKNVFPESKTQICVVHQIRNACRYVVWKDKKEFTKDMKSIYDAPTKSAAKAALEDFAQKWEHKYSYAIKSWRDNWEELTAFYEFPLEIRKIIYTTNLIENLNGKIRKYTKNKLSFPTDEAVMKSTFLALREATKKWSMPIRNWGIILNQFLTIFEKRVQL; encoded by the coding sequence ATGAAGAAAGAAGATTTTCTAAACGACGATTTTTTAAAACAGTTTAAAACAGGAGACGAACTGACCTCCTTTCTAAAATCCATTCAAAAGCGAGGTATTGAAAAGATGCTAGAAGGGGAACTTGATGCTCATTTAGACTATGAGAAGCATCAGCAATCCGATAATAGCAATACCCGTAACGGCTATGGGTCTAAAAAGATAAAAACAGCTTTAGGAGAGACTAATATTAAAGTTCCCAGAGACCGGGACGCTTCTTTTAACCCTATGCTGGTTCCTAAACGCACTAACATGGTTGATGGCATAGAAAACGTCATTATCAGCCTTTATGCCAAGGGTATGAGTAATTCTGATATTGAAGAGCAAATCCGAGAAGTTTACGATTTTGATGTATCCACATCTACCATATCACGTATCACAGATAAAGTTACCAATGATATTGTTGCTTGGCAAAACAGACCTCTGGAGCCCGTATATTTAATTACTTGGATGGATGGCATCGTATTTAAGGTTCGGGAGAACTCCAAAGTCATTAACAAAACCATGTACATCGCCGTAGGACTGCGTAGAGATGGTAAAAAGGAAGTCTTAGGGCTTTGGTTGGGGAAGAATGAATCGGCAGCCTTTTGGATGAGTGTACTAACCGATATGAAAGCCAGAGGCGTTCAGGATTTGCTTATCACGGCCACAGATAATCTTAACGGTTTTACCGACACCATTAAAAACGTTTTTCCTGAATCTAAAACCCAAATCTGCGTGGTACACCAGATTCGTAATGCTTGTCGGTATGTTGTTTGGAAAGACAAGAAAGAATTTACAAAGGACATGAAAAGCATCTACGATGCACCCACCAAAAGTGCAGCAAAAGCCGCCCTAGAAGACTTTGCTCAGAAATGGGAACACAAGTACTCTTACGCTATTAAAAGCTGGAGAGATAACTGGGAAGAACTTACCGCTTTCTATGAATTTCCTTTAGAAATTAGAAAAATCATTTACACTACGAACCTTATTGAAAACCTTAATGGAAAAATCAGAAAATACACTAAAAACAAGCTCTCATTCCCAACAGATGAAGCTGTTATGAAGTCCACTTTTTTAGCCCTTAGAGAGGCTACCAAAAAATGGTCGATGCCTATTAGGAACTGGGGCATTATTTTAAACCAGTTTTTAACTATATTTGAAAAAAGGGTTCAACTTTAA
- a CDS encoding OmpA family protein — protein sequence MKKVFKLLVLAFVIASACISNAQQLSNDRNYFQIAPRIGYDFPTYNNNTPYIDYKGGIDLGLSLDYYFNWFGLGVDFDYIKNKPKSTYPTDNLFTTLGTPITNFSLSENKITRIFYGIGPNFQYRSASRKFTTELNTRIGLASIKGGRTLLTDNPSTNLLNFHAGYNAKNVLSFKSQLRFTYYFNENFGINAGAYYLRHIGASELNDPTLGIASGYHPFNTIDDQHFLEQGGPQVRVEPCDCDIWSVGVFAGITYKFGKKDKADVCDVCGKDHFPRCCATCGCGVTVTARDKFTNETLPNTDVVLTDLNGNIVQSGTTNTYGVIVFNDVATNDYIVKGKLYNLTLEETSIKKDEFIACKKDGNSIQKVIKYGDLNFILKGNVVECNTDKGIQDVDVVLKNTVNPGQKNTLSDAEGKFIFHLKQASSFLLKGNKDGYFSNEVTITTNDYDRNKSLFIDFEMCVNPCGKAITLDNIIFNLDKWDILPAARPDLDYVVKLMQENPTIKVEMSSHTDSRGSHQYNQELSQKRAQSTVDYLMSKGISRDRLIARGAGETELLNRCADGVDCAESEHTINRRTEFKVVCPQ from the coding sequence ATGAAAAAAGTATTTAAATTATTAGTTCTGGCATTCGTAATTGCTTCGGCATGTATTAGTAATGCACAACAACTCTCAAACGACAGGAACTATTTTCAAATAGCACCTAGAATAGGTTACGATTTTCCAACCTATAACAATAACACACCATACATAGACTACAAAGGTGGTATAGACTTGGGATTATCATTAGATTATTACTTTAATTGGTTTGGACTTGGTGTCGATTTCGATTATATAAAAAACAAACCTAAAAGCACCTATCCTACCGATAACTTATTTACAACTTTAGGCACGCCAATTACAAATTTTAGCCTGAGTGAAAATAAAATTACTCGCATATTTTATGGTATTGGTCCAAACTTTCAATACCGAAGTGCTTCAAGAAAATTTACTACCGAGTTAAATACCAGAATTGGTTTAGCGTCTATTAAAGGGGGTCGAACACTTTTAACAGATAACCCTTCTACTAACTTATTAAACTTTCATGCAGGCTACAATGCAAAAAATGTATTATCGTTTAAAAGTCAACTGCGATTTACTTATTATTTTAATGAAAATTTCGGCATTAATGCAGGCGCCTATTATTTAAGACATATTGGTGCCTCCGAATTAAACGACCCAACATTAGGCATCGCCTCAGGATACCATCCATTTAACACCATTGATGACCAACATTTTTTAGAACAAGGTGGCCCTCAAGTAAGAGTAGAACCTTGCGATTGCGATATTTGGTCGGTAGGTGTATTTGCGGGTATTACCTATAAATTTGGCAAAAAGGATAAAGCCGATGTTTGTGATGTTTGTGGGAAAGACCACTTCCCTAGATGTTGTGCAACCTGTGGCTGTGGTGTAACCGTTACTGCAAGAGATAAATTTACAAATGAAACCTTACCAAACACCGATGTTGTATTAACAGACCTTAACGGAAACATTGTACAAAGCGGTACTACCAATACCTATGGTGTGATTGTTTTTAACGATGTTGCAACAAACGATTACATTGTTAAAGGCAAATTATATAACCTAACACTAGAAGAAACAAGCATTAAAAAAGATGAATTTATAGCTTGTAAAAAGGATGGTAACAGCATCCAGAAAGTGATTAAATACGGCGATTTAAACTTTATTTTAAAAGGAAATGTTGTAGAATGTAACACCGATAAAGGCATTCAGGATGTAGATGTTGTACTTAAAAACACGGTAAATCCTGGGCAAAAAAACACATTATCTGATGCCGAAGGGAAATTTATATTTCATTTAAAACAAGCATCTTCCTTCTTATTAAAAGGAAATAAAGATGGTTATTTTTCAAATGAAGTTACTATAACCACAAACGATTACGACCGTAATAAATCGTTATTTATAGACTTTGAAATGTGCGTAAACCCATGTGGCAAAGCTATAACCTTAGACAATATTATTTTCAACTTAGATAAATGGGATATCCTTCCGGCAGCACGTCCAGACTTAGATTATGTTGTAAAGTTAATGCAAGAAAACCCAACTATAAAAGTTGAAATGTCTTCGCACACAGACTCTAGAGGAAGCCACCAGTACAACCAAGAGCTATCACAAAAAAGAGCCCAATCTACGGTAGATTATCTAATGAGTAAAGGTATTTCCAGAGACCGCCTTATTGCTCGTGGTGCCGGTGAAACCGAATTACTTAACCGTTGTGCAGATGGAGTAGACTGCGCCGAAAGTGAACATACAATAAACAGAAGAACCGAGTTTAAAGTGGTTTGCCCTCAATAA
- a CDS encoding sensor histidine kinase, translated as MPKEEIEHIFIILFFIAMLVVGTMLFLFITFTNRKNKLIKAQLETKLSNQKRQYELQLNALRAQMNPHFVHNSLNAIQYYIQLNEVEKSEDYLAKFSKLMRQFFEYSRKQNISIEHEIKLLKNYLDIEKLRFEDKFDYKITIDKTLDLQDLFLPPMILQPIVENAINHGIFHKKDKGLLEINFENTQNNQFKIEIIDNGIGINESKKLSKEKNESYTEHSGFVLEERLALLKESSYWKIDFSIVDRLENENQSGTRVTLLVNLETNTANHDH; from the coding sequence ATGCCTAAAGAAGAAATAGAACATATTTTTATCATCCTTTTTTTTATAGCAATGCTAGTTGTTGGCACCATGCTTTTTTTATTTATAACCTTTACCAATCGTAAAAACAAACTAATAAAAGCACAATTAGAAACGAAGCTAAGCAATCAAAAAAGGCAGTATGAGTTGCAATTAAATGCCTTACGAGCGCAAATGAATCCGCATTTTGTGCATAATTCACTTAACGCCATTCAATATTACATTCAATTAAATGAGGTTGAAAAAAGCGAAGATTATCTCGCCAAATTTTCAAAACTTATGCGCCAGTTTTTCGAGTATTCGCGCAAGCAAAATATATCTATAGAACATGAAATAAAACTTCTAAAAAACTATTTAGATATTGAAAAACTAAGGTTTGAAGATAAATTCGATTATAAAATTACAATCGATAAAACTTTAGACCTTCAAGACCTTTTTTTGCCCCCAATGATTTTGCAGCCCATTGTAGAAAACGCTATAAATCATGGTATTTTTCATAAAAAAGACAAAGGCCTACTGGAAATTAATTTTGAAAATACTCAAAATAATCAATTCAAAATTGAAATTATAGACAATGGTATTGGCATTAACGAATCTAAAAAACTATCAAAAGAAAAAAACGAAAGCTACACCGAGCATTCGGGTTTTGTACTAGAAGAACGCTTGGCATTACTAAAAGAAAGTAGTTATTGGAAAATCGATTTTTCAATTGTAGACCGTCTGGAAAACGAAAACCAATCGGGAACCCGAGTAACCTTATTGGTTAACTTAGAAACAAACACCGCTAATCATGACCATTAA
- a CDS encoding helix-turn-helix domain-containing protein — protein sequence MTKTFKEFSTNAILIIGNESLLESYKTTKQPELYTFIRTNNTQAKLMVDSIPYTIAPHSILALTMAHFFQFIEGKDLVVYQFNREFYCIKDHDQEVSCAGLLFFGNVHIPVINLNSDEQRKFKILHEVFVDEFETKDTIQAEMLRMLMARFIIISTRLLKAKEGFVETSKSNKIDLLRAFNLLVETHFKNQHSVSFYADLLFKSPKTLSNNFAKLNTSPLQIIHERIVLETKRLLIYTDKTAKEIAYEIGFEDASHLSRLFKKQTGLSPSDFKKQLQKSY from the coding sequence ATGACTAAAACATTTAAAGAATTTTCAACCAACGCCATTTTAATAATTGGTAACGAATCGCTTTTAGAAAGCTACAAAACAACTAAACAACCTGAGCTATATACCTTTATTCGAACGAATAATACGCAAGCTAAACTTATGGTAGATAGCATTCCGTATACTATAGCACCACATAGTATTCTTGCTTTAACTATGGCACATTTTTTTCAGTTTATAGAAGGTAAAGATTTGGTAGTATACCAATTTAACAGAGAATTTTACTGTATAAAGGACCACGACCAAGAAGTAAGTTGTGCCGGTTTGTTGTTTTTTGGAAATGTACATATTCCTGTTATTAATTTGAATTCAGATGAACAACGAAAATTTAAAATTCTCCATGAAGTATTTGTAGATGAATTTGAAACTAAAGACACCATACAAGCAGAAATGTTGCGTATGCTTATGGCGCGTTTTATTATTATAAGTACCCGATTATTAAAAGCAAAAGAAGGTTTTGTAGAAACCTCAAAAAGTAACAAGATCGATTTACTAAGAGCCTTTAATTTGTTAGTAGAAACTCATTTTAAAAATCAGCACAGCGTATCTTTTTATGCCGATTTACTATTTAAATCACCCAAAACACTATCTAACAACTTTGCGAAGTTAAATACGAGTCCGTTGCAAATTATTCATGAGCGCATTGTTCTTGAAACGAAGCGTCTTTTAATTTATACTGATAAAACTGCTAAAGAAATAGCTTATGAGATAGGTTTTGAAGACGCCTCACATTTAAGTAGATTATTCAAAAAACAAACTGGTTTGTCTCCTTCAGACTTCAAAAAACAACTTCAAAAATCATATTAG
- a CDS encoding LytR/AlgR family response regulator transcription factor, whose translation MTIKTILIDDERKALAILKNKLERLCPNVEVIAQTQNPKEGLTLIKNLNPDLVFLDIAMPELSGFDVLKQLENPHFEIIFATAFDTYAIEAIKHCAIGYLVKPIDNTDLVEAVKNAEKNILEKFSLQKNKQLIENLGMQTFQKKKIIIPSVEGLEFIAIENILHCEGETGYTKIHLKTGKPLLSSSSIGHFNKLLENSNFYLVHKSHLINLNYIEKYINEGYVIISGNQKIPVSRNRRQDFLEHLKN comes from the coding sequence ATGACCATTAAAACCATACTTATAGACGACGAGCGCAAAGCACTCGCCATATTAAAAAACAAACTAGAGCGCCTTTGCCCTAATGTAGAGGTTATTGCCCAAACACAAAACCCAAAAGAAGGTTTAACTTTAATTAAAAACTTGAATCCAGATTTAGTTTTTCTAGATATTGCCATGCCCGAATTAAGCGGATTTGATGTTTTAAAGCAATTAGAAAACCCCCATTTTGAAATTATTTTTGCCACAGCATTCGATACCTATGCCATAGAAGCCATAAAACATTGCGCTATTGGCTATTTGGTAAAACCTATAGATAATACCGACCTAGTTGAAGCAGTAAAAAATGCCGAAAAAAACATATTAGAGAAATTTTCTTTACAAAAAAACAAGCAGCTTATTGAAAACTTAGGCATGCAAACCTTTCAGAAAAAGAAAATAATTATCCCATCTGTAGAAGGTTTAGAATTTATAGCCATAGAAAATATTTTACACTGCGAAGGCGAAACAGGATATACTAAAATTCATTTAAAAACAGGCAAACCCCTATTAAGCTCGAGCAGCATTGGTCATTTTAACAAACTACTAGAAAACAGCAACTTTTATTTAGTGCACAAATCGCATTTAATAAACCTTAATTATATCGAAAAATATATAAATGAAGGTTATGTTATAATTAGCGGAAACCAAAAAATACCAGTATCACGAAACCGACGACAAGATTTTTTAGAGCACTTAAAAAACTAA
- a CDS encoding Tex family protein, translating to MSLISFIISQTQLPESSIKNTLELLNEDCTIPFISRYRKEHTGNLDEVQIGDIVKYKEQFESLEKRKVAILKALEEQGVLTEALKQKLEATQDLVSLEDLYLPYKKSRKTKAETARLHGLEPLAKIIMSQNANDLESIAFKYLKGEVASVDDALEGARHIISEWINERTDVRNNIRYQLERFATISTKVVKTKKDSEDAQKFRDYFDWDESLSRIPSHRLLAILRAQSEGFIKLKIEIDDDKALSKIEDKIIRSNNACADQITLAIKDAYKRLLLPSLSNEALQNAKEKADADAITIFAKNLKQLLLGSPLGEKRVLAIDPGFRSGCKVVCLDAQGVLLYNETIYPHPPKSDQIGAIKKISSLTEAYKIEAIAIGNGTASRETEAFIRKIHFKNDVQVFVVSEAGASIYSASKIARDEFPNYDVTVRGSVSIGRRLQDPLAELVKIDAKSIGVGQYQHDVDQTKLKKELDTVVESCVNAVGVNINTASTSLLSYVSGIGPKLAENIVAYRDAHGAFTSREAIKKVPRLGDKAFEQGAAFLRIKEAKNPLDDSAVHPESYAIVENMATDLGKSVTELIGNKELLKKIDLKRYCTPSVGLLTLEDIIKELEKPGLDIREQAKVFTFNQNIKTISDLREGQLLPGIVNNITAFGCFVDIGIKESGLIHVSNLSDSFVKDVNEHVSLHQQIIVKVLEVDIPRKRIQLKLHN from the coding sequence ATGTCTTTAATTTCGTTTATAATTTCCCAAACCCAATTACCCGAATCATCCATAAAAAATACCCTAGAATTACTTAACGAAGATTGTACCATTCCGTTTATTTCACGATATAGAAAAGAACATACAGGTAATTTAGATGAAGTACAAATTGGTGATATTGTAAAGTATAAAGAACAATTTGAAAGTTTAGAAAAACGAAAAGTTGCCATTTTAAAAGCTTTAGAAGAACAAGGCGTTTTAACGGAAGCATTAAAACAAAAACTAGAAGCCACACAAGATTTGGTATCGCTTGAAGATTTGTATTTGCCCTACAAAAAAAGCCGAAAAACCAAAGCCGAAACCGCGCGATTACATGGTTTAGAGCCTTTGGCAAAAATAATTATGTCACAAAATGCTAACGATTTAGAGTCGATAGCTTTTAAATATTTAAAAGGCGAAGTGGCATCGGTTGATGATGCTCTCGAGGGCGCCAGGCATATAATTTCGGAGTGGATTAACGAGCGTACCGATGTTAGAAACAACATTCGATACCAGCTAGAACGTTTCGCTACCATTTCCACGAAAGTGGTAAAAACAAAAAAAGATAGCGAAGACGCTCAAAAATTTAGAGATTATTTCGATTGGGATGAATCGTTATCTCGCATACCATCGCATCGCTTATTAGCAATACTACGTGCCCAAAGTGAAGGTTTTATTAAGCTTAAAATTGAAATTGACGATGATAAAGCATTGTCTAAAATTGAAGATAAAATAATACGCTCTAACAACGCTTGTGCAGACCAAATTACTTTAGCCATAAAAGATGCTTATAAACGTTTGTTGTTGCCATCGTTAAGTAATGAAGCTTTACAGAACGCCAAGGAAAAAGCCGATGCCGACGCGATAACTATTTTTGCCAAAAACCTTAAACAATTACTTTTAGGGTCGCCTTTAGGAGAAAAGCGCGTTTTGGCTATCGACCCCGGATTTCGATCAGGCTGCAAAGTGGTTTGTTTAGATGCTCAGGGCGTTTTGTTGTACAACGAAACCATATACCCGCATCCGCCAAAAAGCGACCAAATAGGTGCTATTAAAAAAATAAGCTCATTAACCGAAGCTTATAAAATTGAAGCCATTGCCATTGGAAACGGCACAGCATCACGAGAAACAGAGGCTTTTATTAGGAAAATTCATTTTAAAAATGATGTTCAGGTTTTTGTAGTTAGTGAGGCAGGCGCCAGTATTTATTCGGCATCAAAAATAGCTCGCGATGAGTTTCCAAATTACGATGTTACCGTTCGCGGATCGGTTTCTATTGGTCGTCGTTTGCAGGATCCTTTAGCCGAATTGGTAAAAATTGATGCAAAATCTATTGGCGTTGGGCAGTACCAGCACGATGTAGACCAAACAAAACTAAAAAAAGAGTTAGATACGGTAGTTGAAAGTTGCGTTAATGCCGTGGGTGTTAACATTAATACGGCAAGCACCAGTTTACTAAGTTACGTTTCTGGCATAGGACCAAAACTGGCAGAAAATATTGTGGCTTACCGCGATGCGCATGGCGCATTTACATCTAGAGAGGCCATTAAAAAAGTGCCCCGCTTAGGCGATAAAGCCTTCGAACAGGGTGCTGCCTTTTTAAGAATTAAGGAAGCTAAAAACCCTTTAGACGATTCGGCAGTTCATCCAGAAAGTTATGCTATTGTAGAAAACATGGCAACCGATTTGGGTAAAAGTGTTACAGAGTTAATTGGTAATAAAGAGCTGCTTAAAAAAATAGATTTAAAAAGATATTGCACCCCTTCAGTAGGATTACTAACGCTTGAAGATATTATTAAAGAGCTTGAAAAACCCGGATTAGATATTCGCGAGCAAGCTAAAGTGTTTACGTTTAATCAGAATATAAAAACCATTAGCGATTTACGTGAAGGACAACTGTTGCCAGGTATTGTAAACAATATAACCGCTTTTGGTTGTTTTGTAGATATTGGTATAAAAGAAAGTGGTTTAATTCATGTGTCTAATCTTTCAGATAGTTTTGTAAAAGATGTGAACGAGCATGTTAGCCTGCATCAGCAAATTATAGTGAAAGTGTTAGAGGTTGATATTCCGCGAAAGCGTATTCAATTGAAATTGCATAATTAG